The genome window GCCGGAGATTCCGCCCTTTGGCTATGAAATCGACTACCTCACCTTCGGGGGCATCTATCGCGAAGTCTCGCTGCGTATAGTAGGTACGACCTACATCGATAACATCTTCGCTCGTCCTGCCGATGTTCTCTCCTCTCACCCATATCTCGATGTCGATGTATTTCTCGATTCTGCAGCGCAGCAATCGCATAAGTTGGCAGTTGAAATAACGTTGCTCGAAGGCGAGCGTACGATCCGCACTCTTGTCCAGGATCTACAGACTGAGCGAGGAAAATCAAAACATACAGTCAAGCTGGACAACTTGACCGGCATTCATTTGTGGACACTGGAGCAACCGCAACTCTACGAAGTACGTGTTCGCCTGTTGCAAGGCTCTGCCCTGATCGATCAGGATTCGCAGAGAGTAGGCTTTCGCACCGCGACCTTCACCGATCATGGATTTGAACTCAATGGAAAACCACTGAAGTTACGCGGCTTGAATCGTCATCAGGCTTTTCCGTATGTGGGTAACGCAATGCCGAGACGTGTGCAGCGCCGCGATGCACAGATCCTCAAACACGAACTCAAATGCAATATCGTTCGCACCTCGCATTACCCGCCATCGCGTCATTTTATGGATGCCTGTGATGAGTTAGGTTTGCTGGTTCTGGAAGAGATTCCCGGCTGGCAACATGTAGGAGAGAATGCGTGGCAGGACTTAGCCGTAGACAATGTCCGCCGCATGATCGAGCGTGATTGGAACAGGCCATCCGTGATTCTGTGGAGCATCCGCATCAACGAGTCACGCGACTTCCACGATTTCTACGTTCGCACAAATGCATTGGCAAGAAGTCTCGATCCAACGCGACAAACGTGCGGAGTACGCTATTTTCAGGAGTCTGAATTTCTCGAAGATGTGTTCTGCATGAACGACTTTAGCTTTCCACTCAAAGCTCCCAATCACTCGCGCTATCTGAATACAGAGTTCGTGGGCGCGGAATGGTCCGTTCGTTCGTGGGACAACAACGATGTGCATAAGGAACATATCGTCCGCTACGCAAAGATCTACGACCAGTTACAAACAGACGCGCGCTACTCTGGCGGACTAGGCTGGTGTGCCTTTGATTATCCGACTCACAGGGACTTCGGTTCAGGCGATCACATCTGCTATCACGGAGTTATGGATATCTTCCGCGTGCCTAAGCCTGCGGCCGGTTTCTATAAGTCGCAATGCTCTCCTGCAGAAGAAGTTGTACTTGAGGCAGGCTTTCATTGGGCAATGAACGATGGTGCCGCAGGCTTCCCCGCGTCTCCGATAAACTCCAACTGCGATACGATCAAGTGCTCCATCGGACAAGATGGAAAGTGGCACGAGATCATCCAACTGCAGCCGGATCGAAAGCAGTTCCCGCATCTTGCGTATCCACCTTTCTTTCTCACGCTGCCCAATGGAAATGATGACTGGGGCGACCTGCGTCTCGATGGTTACATCCAGGGCGAGCTGAAAATAAGCAGGAGTTATTCGGGCAAGGGCATTGATCAGGATTTTCACGTGCAAGCCGATGATCTGGAGTTAGTCGCCGATGGTTCAGACGCGACGCGCGTTGTATTGCGCGCAACGGACGAATACGGAAATGTGCGAACCCTGTCGAATGCTCCAGTAACTCTGGAGATCGAAGGCCCGGCACATCTCATCGGTCCTTCACTACTAAGTCTTGTCGGCGGCGTGGCCGCGGTATGGATCCAAGTCAACGACAAGCCAGGCAACGTGAAACTAACTGCAAGGCACGCAGAACTGGGCACGCGAAGCATCGAGCTTACGGTGCAACCAGCCAGGATTTAATATGCGGAGTGATGTTGCTCTTGAATATAAAGTCCAGCGATATATTGCAATAGATGAATTAAGAACGATATATAGGAATGCATATCTTATCCTCCGATTGGCAGGAGCAATCCCGCCAATCGGAGAGTAAGAGTGATCGTTAGAAGGTGAACTTGAGAGCACCCTG of Acidicapsa ligni contains these proteins:
- a CDS encoding glycoside hydrolase family 2 protein gives rise to the protein MDRRDFLKTGSLCLAGTALPHVAIADTSHSSRFASSGRVILPINHDWLFTNSVPPHGELEGYSESGMEHVTLPHSNVKFSWHNFDEKSFQTVSLYRHHFRLPESARESRVFLDFEGAMASSRVWLNGVAIGEYQGGYTPFSFEITQAVRRDADNVIALELDSRETPEIPPFGYEIDYLTFGGIYREVSLRIVGTTYIDNIFARPADVLSSHPYLDVDVFLDSAAQQSHKLAVEITLLEGERTIRTLVQDLQTERGKSKHTVKLDNLTGIHLWTLEQPQLYEVRVRLLQGSALIDQDSQRVGFRTATFTDHGFELNGKPLKLRGLNRHQAFPYVGNAMPRRVQRRDAQILKHELKCNIVRTSHYPPSRHFMDACDELGLLVLEEIPGWQHVGENAWQDLAVDNVRRMIERDWNRPSVILWSIRINESRDFHDFYVRTNALARSLDPTRQTCGVRYFQESEFLEDVFCMNDFSFPLKAPNHSRYLNTEFVGAEWSVRSWDNNDVHKEHIVRYAKIYDQLQTDARYSGGLGWCAFDYPTHRDFGSGDHICYHGVMDIFRVPKPAAGFYKSQCSPAEEVVLEAGFHWAMNDGAAGFPASPINSNCDTIKCSIGQDGKWHEIIQLQPDRKQFPHLAYPPFFLTLPNGNDDWGDLRLDGYIQGELKISRSYSGKGIDQDFHVQADDLELVADGSDATRVVLRATDEYGNVRTLSNAPVTLEIEGPAHLIGPSLLSLVGGVAAVWIQVNDKPGNVKLTARHAELGTRSIELTVQPARI